A window of the Arachis duranensis cultivar V14167 chromosome 5, aradu.V14167.gnm2.J7QH, whole genome shotgun sequence genome harbors these coding sequences:
- the LOC107487148 gene encoding 26S proteasome non-ATPase regulatory subunit 13 homolog B, protein MAALQYLESLRNAHPELSDWYNSLADLYQKKLWHQLTLKLEQFVALAAFQAGDALIQLYNNFITDFETKINLLKLAHFAVIVSRQYSEKEAAVGYLDGVIEKLQATREQRIEEPILYIKMRIAIIKLEQGDQKECKKLLEDGKSTLDSMTDIDPSVYASYYWVSSQYHKSRQEFAEFYKSALLYLAYTSVESLSDSFKLDLAFDLSLSALLGDNIYNFGELLAHPIIKSLLGTKVEWLYYILQAFNSGDLVRYQELCRVHSAALRAQPALVQNEQKLLEKINILCLMEIIFSRPSEDRTIPLSVIADRTRLSIEDVEHLLMKSLSVHLIEGIIDQVDGTVHVSWVQPRVLGIQQIKSLRDRLDSWTGKVHTALLSIEAETPDLIGS, encoded by the exons ATGGCTGCACTTCAATACTTGGAATCGCTGAGGAACGCGCATCCTGAGCTCTCTGATTGGTACAATTCCCTCGCAGATCTGTATCAGAAGAAGCTCTGGCACCAGCTTACTCTTAAGCTCGAGCAGTTCGTTGCCCTCGCCGCTTTCCAG GCTGGTGATGCTCTTATACAGTTGTATAACAATTTCATCACAGACTTTGAGACCAAAATCAACCTTCTCAAGCTAGCACATTTTGCTGTGATAGTTTCCCGGCAGTATTCTGAGAAAGAAGCTGCTGTTGGTTATCTTGATGGAGTCATTGAGAAGCTTCAAGCTACTAGAGAGCAACGCATTGAAGAACCTATTCTTTACATTAAGATGCGAATTGCCATAATTAAGCTTGAGCAAGGTGACCAAAAGGAATGCAAGAAACTTCTGGAAGATGGAAAGAGTACACTTGATAGCATGACAGACATTGATCCATCTGTATATGCTAGCTATTACTGGGTGTCATCCCAGTACCACAAATCGCGTCAGGAGTTTGCTGAGTTCTACAAAAGTGCTCTTCTCTATTTGGCATACACATCAGTTGAATCTCTCTCAGATTCATTCAAGCTG GACTTGGCGTTTGATTTGTCCCTCTCTGCTCTGCTTGGGGATAACATATACAACTTTGGAGAATTGCTTGCTCATCCTATT ATTAAGAGCCTTCTTGGGACAAAGGTAGAATGGCTTTATTATATTCTGCAGGCATTCAATTCTGGTGATTTAGTTCGATATCAAGAATTATGCCGGGTGCATAGTGCTGCTCTAAGGGCTCAACCGGCACTAGTTCAAAATGAGCAGAAATTGTTGGAAAAGATTAACATTCTCTGCTTGATGGAGATCATTTTCAG TCGGCCTTCAGAAGATCGAACTATACCCTTGAGTGTCATTGCAGATCGTACTAGACTTTCTATAGAGGATGTGGAGCATCTCCTAATGAAGAGCCTATCT GTTCATCTAATTGAGGGTATAATTGATCAAGTTGATGGCACAGTTCATGTTTCCTGGGTGCAACCAAGGGTTCTGGGTATTCAACAGATCAAATCCTTACGTGATCGACTGGACAGTTGGACGGGGAAAGTACACACTGCATTGTTGTCCATCGAGGCAGAAACACCTGACTTAATTGGATCGTga
- the LOC107487147 gene encoding uncharacterized protein LOC107487147: MVGIFSRFSVGRNIHRRTQSALDEREVMPPNAEVAAAASAAAAATPHGIEVAVEFKPVEHPIEPLDNDRPIQCPLPEPSILNDGRIWKERVSATVRRRGDLPVMKEGGALEPEVAGTKPRTSQSNRMILPSLSAPEHNLLKLLEECNASGI, translated from the exons ATGGTGGGTATATTTTCGAGATTTTCTGTTGGAAGGAACATCCACCGACGGACGCAAAGTGCTCTG GATGAGAGGGAAGTAATGCCCCCAAATGCGGAGGTTGCTGCCGCAGCAAGTGCCGCCGCTGCCGCCACTCCACATGGAATTGAAGTGGCAGTGGAGTTTAAGCCAGTTGAGCACCCAATTGAACCCCTTGACAATGATAGACCGATTCAGTGCCCATTACCTGAACCATCAATTCTAAAT GATGGAAGAATATGGAAGGAGCGAGTATCTGCCACTGTTCGGAGAAGAGGCGACTTGCCGGTGATGAAAGAAGGAGGAGCCCTTGAACCTGAAGTTGCCGGCACAAAGCCTCGGACATCCCAGTCTAACAGAATGATTCTTCCATCTCTTAGTGCTCCAGAGCACAATCTCTTAAAACTTCTTGAAGAGTGTAATGCTTCAGGCATTTAA